A genomic window from Neoarius graeffei isolate fNeoGra1 chromosome 5, fNeoGra1.pri, whole genome shotgun sequence includes:
- the fbxo43 gene encoding F-box only protein 43 — MESAEWIQKPSHHQTCDLTHSHGDMWTCRQEQVHFGMTDEPKENLSSSQRQGTDRHYLSHSQWCETPKLTKKDTSLRRRLLAAKSVTEVKTSVYRTPSCRDTYTREASESPDVLLSGPLSYSTLRSDAGTVSCMKRRLVFSQAVTSTLEDDQGGVSPILSEPDLDESIISGLLPSETPETLRERDGFQTPVTCLAADLSESLSVLSTPSLTPLSGLDASDDSGFGSLRLDGSEDGGDDGSFQEGAPRVTLGRDHRRSRLERQRRLSTLREGSQSEDEVKGQHMNGQGIKLEEEVFSETLPLRVTHRDLSLTPALQAVEALSHSFTHSHDLDHPVSTRRDLSHDPDHAIAACPPLSHLIGRKMGLGKMDVLTELHVRNLHHVLSSILQLLSTSDVHTCIQVCVSWSDIVLQDRKANRRRRTYEREQKHALEMGGVVRVADAETRLALACRSALSSVQARAKTSSTRAHSPAAGSAPTHTPPSSKRQQFLQVAKTLFSDECLRPCPRCEHPARCHSVKAEGVCSWSECVFHFCTSCLRAYHGSADCTRLPNTRRKGRSQLLPGSAQSKRNVKRL, encoded by the exons ATGGAGAGCGCGGAGTGGATTCAGAAACCCAGCCATCACCAAACCTGTGACCTCACGCACTCGCACGGTGACATGTGGACGTGTAGACAGGAGCAGGTCCACTTCGGTATGACTGACGAGCCGAAAGAGAACTTGTCCAGCTCTCAGAGACAAGGGACGGACAGACActacctgtctcactctcagtggtGTGAAACTCCCAAACtgaccaagaaggacacatctctGCGCAGACGTCTCCTTGCAGCCAAATCCGTGACTGAAGTAAAGACAAGTGTCTACAGGACACCGAGCTGCAGGGACACGTACACACGAGAAGCGTCAGAGTCTCCAGACGTCCTCCTGAGCGGCCCACTCTCCTACAGCACGCTGAGGTCAGATGCTGGGACCGTGTCCTGCATGAAGCGCCGTCTGGTGTTCTCTCAGGCTGTGACGTCCACGCTGGAGGACGACCAGGGCGGGGTGAGCCCCATTCTGTCCGAGCCTGACTTGGACGAGAGCATCATCTCTGGGCTTTTGCCGTCTGAGACGCCGGAGACGCTGCGGGAACGAGACGGCTTTCAGACCCCTGTGACCTGTCTAGCCGCTGATCTGTCTGAGAGCCTGAGCGTGCTGAGCACTCCTTCTCTCACGCCGCTCTCTGGATTAGACGCGTCTGATGACAGCGGTTTCGGCTCACTGCGATTGGACGGCTCGGAGGATGGCGGTGATGACGGCTCGTTCCAGGAGGGGGCGCCAAGGGTCACGCTTGGCCGAGACCACCGCCGCTCCAGACTCGAGCGCCAGCGCAGACTGTCCACACTCAGGGAGGGCTCCCAGTCAGAGGACGAGGTCAAAGGTCAGCACATGAATGGGCAGGGCATAAAGCTAGAGGAAGAGGTGTTTTCAGAGACTCTGCCCCTCAGGGTGACTCACCGTGACCTGTCGCTCACTCCTGCGTTGCAAGCTGTGGAGGCCCTCAGCCACTCGTTCACACACTCGCACGACCTCGACCATCCAGTCAGCACTCGCCGAGACCTCTCGCACGACCCGGACCACGCAATCGCAGCGTGCCCGCCCCTCTCGCACCTAATTGGCCGGAAGATGGGTTTAGGCAAGATGGATGTTCTCACAGAGCTCCACGTGAGGAATCTGCACCATGTTCTGTCCTCCATCCTGCAGCTCCTCTCCACCAGTGATGTACACAC GTGTATTCAGGTGTGTGTCTCCTGGAGTGATATCGTCCTGCAGGACAGGAAGGCCAACCGCAGGAGGAGGACATACGAACGGGAGCAGAAACATGCGCTggag atgGGCGGGGTTGTACGTGTGGCGGATGCAGAGACCCGGTTAGCGCTGGCGTGTCGCTCGGCTCTCAGCAGTGTTCAGGCTCGGGCTAAAACTTCCAGCACCCGCGCGCACTCTCCTGCAGCTGGCAGCGctcccacacacactccacccTCCAGCAAACGGCAACAGTTCCTGCAG GTTGCGAAGACGCTGTTCAGTGATGAATGTTTGCGTCCGTGTCCCAGGTGTGAACATCCCGCTCGTTGTCACTCTGTAAAGGCTGAAGGTGTGTGTAGCTGGAGCGAGTGTGTGTTTCATTTCTGTACTTCCTGCCTGCGGGCCTATCACGGATCAGCTGACTGCACACGGCTTCCCAACACACGCAGGAAGGGGCGGAGCCAGTTGTTACCAGGTAGTGCACAGAGCAAGCGCAATGTCAAGAGACTGTGA
- the LOC132886344 gene encoding tigger transposable element-derived protein 4-like, producing MVLCDDITWAASFRSNSLPKGTMPFQYKKKREKFGSTPAADMLRATKRVLEGSESIRAVAKQTGIPRATLRRYVDNARKNGLEEARMAPNYKNALVFTEKQETDIAEYLQTASRMHHGLTTAATRMLAYEFGVKNNVTMPKSWTDNKSAGLDWLRGFMKRNPTLSIRSPEPTSLGRATSFNRKNVNEFFDNLEAVMKKYKFDPSRIYNVDESGLTTVQKPPKVIAPKGKKQIGQITSAERGTLVTMSGSVNAIGNSIPPLLIFPRVHFREHVLRGAPPGTKGAANPSGWMSSDIFETWLDHFIEQSQSSQERPVLLILDNHTTHISISIIDKAKANGVVLLTFPPHTSHKLQPLDRTVYGPLKTYFNAALNDYQLSHPGKTVTIYEIAECLGKAYPRAFTPENICSGFKVTGIHPFDRHVFTDDDFLSSYVTDREQPEVLEVHDATGVPSGTEESHQSETNFNGEPEEEAPPPTALPTSTAQGPTSTLCHAHAESAEPVAGPSGTSNKYWTPEQVRPYPKAGPRAKNQSSRPKCKTQILTDTPVRDQLLSKLSCKRKSSGKTKAAKKVAQGPENPQNDSSSMEDSESEVSYADGSDSDDSQEDSQFVVMEPDMEQVAVGDYMVVKYARKKSTSYFVGTVLNKDLEDGTLEVKYMVEKPQKFAHRFIFPEKDDIDIVPIQDVVMILPKPTPVGGTKRASNQFVFDVNLDKYFHV from the exons ATGGTATTGTGTGATGACATAACCTGGGCCGCATCCTTCCGTTCAAAT TCACTCCCAAAAGGTACCATGCCATTCCAGTACAAGAAAAAGAGGGAAAAGTTTGGATCAACGCCAGCTGCTGACATGTTACGGGCTACAAAACGTGTTCTTGAAGGATCTGAAAGTATCCGTGCTGTTGCAAAGCAAACCGGTATACCACGTGCTACCCTCAGACGCTATGTGGACAATGCTAGAAAAAATGGCCTGGAGGAAGCAAGAATGGCACCAAACTACAAAAATGCTTTAGTGTTTACGGAAAAACAGGAGACGGACATTGCTGAATATCTCCAGACAGCCTCTAGGATGCATCACGGACTCACTACGGCGGCTACTCGAATGCTTGCATATGAGTTTGGAGTGAAGAATAATGTCACCATGCCAAAGAGTTGGACAGACAATAAAAGTGCAG GTCTTGACTGGCTTCGAGGATTCATGAAGCGCAATCCCACCCTCAGCATTCGATCCCCAGAACCAACAAGTCTTGGAAGAGCAACCAGTTTCAACAGAAAGAATGTGAATGAATTTTTTGACAATCTGGAAGCAGTCATGAAGAAGTATAAATTCGACCCAAGCCGGATATATAATGTTGATGAAAGTGGCCTAACAACCGTTCAAAAACCACCCAAAGTTATTGCACCAAAGGGCAAGAAACAAATAGGACAAATAACTTCTGCAGAACGGGGAACTTTGGTGACAATGAGTGGGTCAGTTAATGCCATAGGAAACAGCATACCCCCTCTATTAATATTCCCTCGCGTGCACTTCAGGGAGCACGTGCTAAGAGGAGCTCCTCCTGGAACTAAAGGAGCTGCAAATCCGAGCGGTTGGATGTCGTCAGACATATTTGAAACATGGTTAGATCACTTCATTGAGCAAAGTCAGTCATCTCAGGAAAGGCCGGTACTGCTGATACTAGATAACCACACCACCCACATTTCGATTTCAATAATCGACAAGGCAAAAGCAAATGGTGTTGTGCTTCTAACATTTCCGCCCCATACAAGTCATAAGCTGCAACCATTGGACAGAACAGTTTACGGCCCACTTAAAACCTACTTCAATGCTGCTTTGAATGATTACCAGCTTAGCCATCCAGGCAAAACGGTTACAATCTATGAAATAGCTGAATGCCTTGGTAAGGCATATCCTCGAGCTTTCACACCTGAAAATATCTGCTCAGGCTTTAAGGTAACAGGCATTCACCCTTTTGATCGCCATGTGTTTACTGACGATGACTTTCTTAGCTCTTATGTGACTGATCGGGAACAACCAGAAGTTCTCGAAGTGCATGATGCCACTGGAGTCCCGTCCGGCACAGAAGAAAGCCATCAGTCAGAAACCAATTTCAACGGTGAACCAGAAGAAGAAGCACCTCCACCGACTGCCTTGCCTACATCAACTGCCCAAGGACCAACTAGCACACTTTGCCATGCTCACGCAGAGTCGGCAGAACCTGTAGCTGGACCTTCAGGTACTTCAAACAAATACTGGACCCCGGAACAGGTTCGACCATACCCAAAGGCAGGACCCAGAGCGAAAAATCAAAGCTCGAGACCAAAGTGTAAAACCCAGATTTTGACAGACACACCCGTACGAGACCAGTTGCTCTCAAAATTATCCTGTAAGAGAAAATCAAGTGGAAAAACAAAAGCTGCCAAGAAGGTGGCACAGGGACCCGAGAATCCCCAAAACGACAGTTCATCAATGGAAGATTCGGAATCTGAGGTATCTTATGCTGATGGATCAGACAGTGACGATTCACAGGAAGACTCTCAGTTTGTCGTCATGGAACCCGACATGGAGCAGGTGGCAGTTGGAGATTATATGGTTGTAAAATACGCCAGAAAAAAGAGCACAAGTTACTTTGTAGGGACTGTTCTGAACAAAGATTTGGAGGATGGTACCCTGGAGGTGAAATACATGGTAGAAAAACCCCAGAAATTTGCACACAGGTTTATTTTTCCGGAAAAGGATGACATTGACATTGTACCAATTCAGGATGTTGTTATGATTCTTCCAAAACCTACGCCAGTCGGGGGCACCAAACGTGCTTCAAACCAGTTTGTGTTCGATGTGAATCTTGATAAATACTTTCATGTTTAG